A window from Lachnoanaerobaculum umeaense encodes these proteins:
- a CDS encoding 4Fe-4S binding protein, with amino-acid sequence MKYFENKYTRFQEKKKNIIQAVATLATNANLKGFFEGRIYTGKTKVACVPGLNCYSCPGAVGSCPIGSLQAVIGSKKFSISYYVFGIMILIGALFGRLVCGLLCPFGFIQDLLYKIPTPKFKVPDKVDRGLRYLKFGILLVFVILLPMFLTNAFGLGAPYFCKLICPAGTLGGALPLLAKNEGLRATIGFLFFWKLSLLVVILGLSIFTYRPFCKYICPLGAFYSFFNKIGFYKMEFLPDKCVNCGLCEKSCKMDIDVRANPNSLECIRCGACTAACRHDALIMSYAGLGKKKEVKSCSGNCRGCANVE; translated from the coding sequence ATGAAGTATTTTGAGAATAAATACACGAGATTTCAAGAGAAAAAGAAGAATATAATACAGGCTGTAGCTACTCTGGCTACAAATGCAAATTTGAAGGGCTTTTTTGAGGGCAGAATATATACCGGAAAGACGAAAGTAGCATGTGTTCCCGGATTAAACTGCTATTCTTGCCCGGGTGCAGTTGGCTCATGTCCTATAGGTTCATTGCAGGCGGTGATAGGAAGTAAGAAATTTAGTATTTCATATTATGTTTTTGGGATAATGATTCTTATAGGAGCACTTTTTGGGAGATTGGTATGTGGACTGCTTTGTCCATTTGGATTTATACAAGACTTATTATATAAGATACCAACACCAAAGTTTAAAGTGCCTGATAAGGTTGACAGAGGCCTTAGATATTTGAAGTTTGGAATACTTCTAGTATTTGTAATACTGCTCCCAATGTTTTTGACAAATGCTTTTGGACTTGGAGCACCATATTTTTGCAAGCTTATATGTCCTGCCGGAACACTTGGAGGAGCATTACCATTACTGGCAAAAAATGAAGGACTTAGAGCGACAATAGGATTTTTATTCTTTTGGAAGCTCAGCCTCTTGGTAGTTATATTGGGGTTATCAATATTCACATACAGACCATTTTGTAAATATATTTGTCCACTTGGAGCATTCTACTCATTCTTCAATAAAATAGGATTTTATAAGATGGAGTTTTTACCTGACAAATGTGTAAATTGTGGATTATGTGAAAAGTCTTGTAAGATGGACATAGATGTCAGAGCCAATCCAAACTCTTTAGAATGTATTAGATGTGGTGCTTGTACTGCAGCATGCAGACATGATGCACTTATAATGTCATACGCAGGTCTTGGAAAGAAAAAAGAAGTAAAGTCATGTAGTGGGAATTGCAGAGGATGTGCTAATGTGGAATAA
- a CDS encoding CapA family protein, giving the protein MLKIRKYILLSVIFIIIGSAVIYRFTLIQSDISIELTFAGDIMLSRGLDKYLNEKGYDYPYENVKDIFLSDDLTIVNLECPITSYGRGANKAKRFVFKANSENAFAMKRAGIDLCDLANNHTMDYRSEGLGDTMDALTKAGIAYVGAGENASSNMSYIFEKNGYKVGILAYSLFPPEGMVYNENNPNINYLSEFEDLKSERVKTDLKKLKADFKIVYFHWGVEYEPFARDMQKKLARDTIDGGADFVVGTHPHVIQGSEVYNGKYIYYSIGNCVFDKQIQKGTDEGMLLRVNIGKNKSVNIKEQRFKIKKGRPELVE; this is encoded by the coding sequence ATGTTAAAGATAAGAAAATATATTCTTTTGTCAGTTATTTTTATAATAATAGGTAGTGCTGTTATATATAGATTTACTTTAATACAATCAGATATAAGTATTGAATTGACTTTTGCAGGTGATATCATGCTTTCAAGAGGATTAGATAAATATTTAAATGAAAAAGGATATGATTATCCATATGAAAATGTAAAAGATATTTTTTTATCAGATGATCTTACAATAGTAAATTTAGAATGCCCTATTACATCCTATGGAAGAGGTGCAAATAAAGCAAAACGATTTGTATTTAAGGCAAACAGTGAAAATGCATTTGCTATGAAGAGAGCAGGTATTGATCTATGTGATTTAGCAAATAATCATACTATGGACTACAGATCTGAAGGACTTGGAGATACTATGGATGCACTTACTAAAGCCGGCATTGCATATGTGGGTGCCGGTGAGAATGCCTCTTCAAATATGAGTTATATATTTGAAAAGAATGGTTATAAAGTAGGTATTTTAGCATACAGCTTATTTCCACCTGAAGGCATGGTATATAATGAGAATAATCCAAATATAAATTATCTTTCAGAGTTTGAAGATTTAAAATCTGAAAGAGTCAAGACTGATCTTAAAAAGTTGAAGGCTGACTTTAAGATAGTATATTTTCATTGGGGAGTAGAGTATGAACCATTTGCAAGAGATATGCAAAAAAAATTGGCAAGAGATACAATAGACGGTGGTGCAGACTTTGTAGTGGGAACACATCCACATGTAATACAGGGGAGCGAGGTCTATAATGGCAAATATATATACTATAGCATAGGAAATTGTGTGTTTGACAAACAGATACAAAAAGGTACAGATGAAGGAATGCTACTAAGAGTCAATATTGGAAAAAATAAAAGTGTAAATATAAAAGAGCAGAGATTTAAAATCAAAAAAGGTAGACCTGAGTTGGTGGAATGA
- a CDS encoding tRNA(Met) cytidine acetate ligase, giving the protein MKILGIIAEYNPFHNGHKYQIEKAREISGADYVVAIMSGNYVQRGAPAIFDKRIRTKMALNGGVDAVFEIPSIFSCASAPDFAAFGISLLNILGVDYISFGAENNDYDLLNAVANVLIEEGLERSIKESMSKGLNYAKARHRAIVEIFYEDSGYDLNQIESILASPNNILAIEYLKNIKLNASGLKPIIISRSGSGYHEKEIEENKFSSATAIRRLLGEAKYSDNNEIVNTESIKASIPEENIRLFKSSKPIFDDDFLFTIQRNILEKLSREEALSNYCDVSVELANTIEKNIFELKNKHYGDFILNLKSKNFTYTRISRAIFHLFLNHKKKDLQELKADKYFFSYPLLLGFKKSSGELLTELKKRSKVPIISKMSNTKDILSPQSFSIFENNIYSDFLYNSVYFEKYGEKLCNPYRRNLVIL; this is encoded by the coding sequence ATGAAGATATTAGGGATTATTGCAGAATATAATCCTTTTCATAATGGACATAAATATCAAATAGAAAAAGCAAGGGAAATTTCCGGTGCTGACTATGTAGTGGCGATTATGAGTGGGAATTATGTACAAAGAGGCGCACCTGCTATATTTGATAAAAGAATAAGAACTAAGATGGCATTAAATGGAGGAGTGGATGCGGTATTTGAAATACCGTCTATATTCAGTTGTGCAAGTGCCCCGGATTTTGCTGCATTTGGAATAAGTCTGTTAAATATATTAGGTGTAGATTATATATCTTTCGGTGCAGAAAATAATGACTATGATCTACTTAACGCAGTAGCTAATGTACTTATTGAGGAAGGACTTGAACGAAGTATAAAAGAATCTATGTCAAAAGGGTTAAACTATGCTAAAGCAAGACATAGGGCAATAGTTGAGATTTTTTATGAAGATTCCGGATATGATTTAAATCAAATTGAAAGTATATTGGCTTCCCCCAATAATATATTGGCAATAGAATATTTAAAGAATATAAAATTAAATGCGTCTGGGTTAAAGCCGATTATAATAAGTCGAAGTGGAAGTGGATATCATGAAAAGGAAATTGAAGAAAATAAATTTTCATCAGCCACTGCTATAAGGAGATTGTTAGGTGAGGCAAAATATAGTGATAATAATGAAATAGTAAATACTGAGAGTATAAAAGCTTCAATACCTGAGGAAAATATTAGACTTTTTAAAAGTAGTAAGCCAATATTTGATGATGATTTTTTATTTACAATACAGAGAAATATATTAGAAAAACTCAGTCGTGAAGAAGCTTTATCGAATTACTGTGATGTGTCAGTTGAACTTGCAAATACTATAGAAAAAAATATATTCGAACTTAAAAATAAGCACTATGGAGATTTTATACTGAATTTAAAAAGTAAAAATTTTACATACACCAGAATAAGTAGAGCTATCTTTCATCTATTTTTAAATCATAAAAAGAAAGATTTACAAGAACTAAAGGCAGATAAATATTTTTTTTCTTATCCTTTACTTTTGGGATTTAAGAAAAGTTCCGGAGAGTTACTAACAGAATTAAAAAAGCGAAGTAAGGTTCCGATTATCAGTAAAATGAGCAATACAAAGGATATTTTAAGCCCACAGAGTTTTAGTATATTTGAAAATAATATATATTCAGACTTTCTGTATAATTCAGTATATTTTGAGAAATATGGAGAGAAGCTTTGCAATCCATATAGAAGGAATTTAGTGATTTTATAA
- the dapB gene encoding 4-hydroxy-tetrahydrodipicolinate reductase, with translation MTKIILNGANGAMGKVVTELIAADSDMDIVAGVDLNTDVDLGFPIFDDIKKIDIEADAIIDFASVKAVDNLLDFIEEKKIPAVICTTGLSEAQIERINKLSESTAILRSANMSLGINLLSKVLADIAPTLKAAGFDIEIVEAHHRRKLDAPSGTAILLADAVNENMSEKLSYIYDRSDRHEPRRNDEIGMSSVRGGTIVGDHDVIFAGEDEVITLSHRAYSRKIFANGAISAAKFLQGKTAGLYDMSDVI, from the coding sequence ATGACAAAAATAATATTAAACGGTGCCAATGGTGCTATGGGTAAAGTTGTAACTGAACTTATAGCCGCAGACTCCGATATGGATATAGTGGCAGGAGTTGATTTAAATACTGATGTAGATCTTGGATTTCCGATATTTGATGATATAAAAAAAATTGACATCGAGGCAGATGCCATAATTGATTTTGCTTCTGTAAAGGCTGTTGACAATCTTTTGGACTTTATAGAAGAAAAAAAAATACCGGCAGTGATTTGTACTACAGGTCTTAGTGAAGCTCAGATTGAGAGAATCAACAAACTCTCAGAAAGTACTGCAATACTTCGTTCAGCAAATATGTCCTTGGGCATAAATCTTTTATCAAAAGTTTTAGCTGACATAGCTCCGACACTTAAGGCTGCAGGATTTGATATAGAGATAGTTGAAGCACATCATAGAAGAAAGTTGGATGCACCAAGCGGTACAGCAATCTTACTTGCAGATGCTGTAAATGAAAACATGAGTGAAAAATTGTCATATATTTATGACAGAAGTGACAGACATGAACCAAGAAGAAATGATGAAATAGGTATGTCATCTGTAAGAGGTGGTACTATAGTTGGAGATCATGATGTGATTTTTGCAGGTGAGGATGAGGTCATAACACTTAGTCACAGAGCATATTCCAGAAAGATTTTTGCAAATGGTGCGATATCTGCTGCAAAATTCTTGCAGGGAAAGACAGCAGGACTATATGATATGAGTGATGTTATCTAA
- a CDS encoding chloride channel protein encodes MLEVDFKGFFNKFHFKTNIIYCVKWGIVSVIIGIVVGIAGSSFGHAIDFATKIWKTHSYTLYLMPVFGLMIAALYHFINADNPRGTNYVIDSISSGERLPLKMAPSIYISSFLTHLGSGSAGREGAALQIGGSIGSFIGRRLKLGQSKFSDKADINIAVMCGMAACFSALFGTPITASIFSMEMFSVGVMYHAALIPCLLSSYVAVYVAGLLHTPEEKFILEVAPEWSLRMVLFMILLAALTATVAILFSVAMHESADIYKKYFKNHYIRIVAAAVLFIILTIVSGSRDYNGGGFWLIEKSMEGDVRYEAFLMKIIFTAVALGGGFKGGEIVPTFVIGGTFGGAFAKIFGLPFDLCTACGMIACFVGVTNCPIASIFMGIEFCGSLGINYYAIVVGVSFVLSGYYGLYSSQKFAYSKTEARYVGSDAENIRKKRQSS; translated from the coding sequence ATGCTTGAAGTAGACTTCAAAGGATTTTTTAATAAGTTTCATTTTAAGACTAATATAATATATTGTGTAAAATGGGGTATAGTTTCAGTTATAATAGGTATAGTAGTTGGAATTGCAGGCTCAAGCTTTGGACATGCTATAGATTTTGCTACTAAAATATGGAAAACACATAGCTATACACTCTATCTTATGCCAGTGTTTGGACTTATGATTGCTGCACTGTATCATTTTATAAATGCAGACAATCCAAGAGGTACAAACTATGTAATTGATTCGATATCATCAGGGGAGAGATTGCCACTAAAGATGGCACCCTCTATTTATATTTCCTCCTTCCTGACTCATTTGGGTTCAGGAAGTGCAGGAAGAGAGGGAGCGGCACTACAGATAGGTGGAAGTATCGGAAGCTTTATAGGAAGAAGATTAAAGCTTGGACAGAGCAAATTTTCAGATAAGGCAGATATAAATATCGCAGTTATGTGTGGAATGGCTGCATGTTTTTCGGCACTTTTTGGTACTCCTATTACAGCATCCATATTCAGTATGGAGATGTTCAGTGTAGGTGTAATGTACCATGCGGCACTTATTCCATGCTTACTTTCGTCATATGTCGCAGTATATGTAGCGGGACTTTTACATACACCTGAAGAGAAGTTTATACTGGAAGTTGCACCTGAGTGGAGCCTTAGAATGGTACTATTTATGATATTACTTGCGGCACTCACTGCAACAGTAGCAATATTATTCTCTGTAGCAATGCATGAGAGTGCAGACATTTATAAAAAATATTTTAAAAATCATTATATTAGGATTGTAGCTGCTGCAGTTTTATTTATAATATTAACTATAGTCTCAGGCAGTAGAGATTATAATGGTGGAGGATTTTGGCTGATAGAAAAAAGCATGGAAGGGGATGTGAGATATGAAGCATTTCTTATGAAAATCATTTTCACCGCAGTGGCACTAGGGGGCGGATTCAAAGGTGGAGAGATAGTACCAACATTTGTTATAGGTGGAACATTTGGTGGGGCATTTGCAAAGATCTTTGGCTTACCATTTGACCTATGTACTGCATGTGGAATGATTGCCTGCTTTGTAGGGGTTACTAACTGTCCAATAGCATCTATTTTTATGGGAATAGAATTTTGTGGTAGCCTAGGAATCAATTATTATGCTATAGTAGTAGGCGTAAGTTTTGTATTATCCGGCTATTATGGACTCTACAGTTCACAAAAGTTTGCATATTCAAAAACTGAAGCAAGATATGTCGGTTCAGATGCAGAGAATATTAGAAAGAAAAGACAAAGTAGTTAG
- a CDS encoding sensor histidine kinase: protein MWNKLSIRAKLTLVTGAVLCVISLVSFFINIGNASTIFIIPDSVDVSNNGGENFFQLDMELAQETFRINCFYITVFCSIVGTVLMWYVSGKVLKPLNIFTNKIKDLDINKINKEISVVRSKDEVGQLQIAFNHMLKNIKESYQRQKSFSQNAAHELKTPVSAIKTNLEVLKMDDEPKIDDYKDFVSVVERQIEMMSSIVQGLRTLCSGEEINIEKICLKTVIDDILTDLKNDIVNKRQTINISINNDFYIQADKVLLKQAIFNLIHNAIRYSKADANIEIKLENNILSIKNFGVSIPEDDLEKIFDAFYCVDKSRSKKYGGSGLGLAITREIINKHKFHIGVNSQKDKFVEFRIDFNGE from the coding sequence ATGTGGAATAAACTGTCTATACGTGCAAAGCTTACCTTGGTTACCGGAGCAGTACTTTGTGTAATATCTTTGGTATCATTTTTTATAAATATAGGAAATGCTTCTACGATTTTTATAATACCGGATAGTGTAGATGTTTCTAATAATGGTGGAGAAAACTTCTTTCAATTGGACATGGAATTGGCACAAGAGACATTTAGGATAAATTGTTTTTATATAACAGTTTTTTGTTCAATAGTAGGAACAGTTTTGATGTGGTATGTCAGTGGAAAGGTATTGAAGCCTTTGAATATATTCACCAATAAAATAAAGGATTTGGATATAAATAAAATAAATAAAGAGATATCAGTGGTAAGAAGCAAGGATGAGGTTGGACAGTTACAAATTGCATTTAACCATATGCTAAAAAATATAAAGGAATCTTATCAAAGACAGAAGAGCTTTTCTCAGAATGCAGCACATGAGTTAAAGACACCTGTATCAGCTATAAAGACAAATTTAGAAGTTCTAAAAATGGATGATGAGCCGAAAATAGATGATTACAAAGATTTTGTATCAGTAGTTGAGAGGCAAATAGAAATGATGAGCTCAATAGTACAGGGATTGAGAACCTTATGCAGTGGTGAGGAGATAAATATTGAGAAGATTTGTCTGAAAACAGTTATAGATGATATACTGACTGATTTAAAAAATGATATAGTAAATAAGAGACAGACAATAAATATAAGCATTAATAATGATTTTTATATACAGGCGGATAAAGTTTTATTAAAGCAGGCTATTTTTAATTTGATACATAATGCTATAAGGTATTCAAAGGCGGATGCAAATATTGAAATAAAACTTGAAAATAATATACTCAGTATAAAAAATTTCGGTGTTAGTATACCTGAGGATGATCTTGAAAAGATTTTTGATGCATTCTATTGTGTGGATAAATCAAGATCAAAAAAATATGGTGGGAGTGGTCTTGGACTTGCGATAACCAGAGAAATTATAAATAAACACAAATTTCATATTGGAGTAAATAGTCAAAAGGATAAATTTGTGGAGTTTAGAATAGATTTTAATGGAGAATAA
- a CDS encoding CD1871A family CXXC motif-containing protein, with the protein MKDLMKNAEKSKIIPYMALGIGVVMIIAGVIRDEHLVVLKKAVNICLECIGIG; encoded by the coding sequence ATGAAAGATTTGATGAAGAATGCTGAAAAAAGTAAGATAATTCCATACATGGCATTAGGTATTGGAGTTGTAATGATTATTGCCGGAGTAATTAGAGATGAACATCTGGTAGTACTAAAAAAAGCTGTAAATATATGCCTTGAATGCATAGGTATTGGATAA
- a CDS encoding DUF3160 domain-containing protein, with protein MKKRFISLILVLGLILTSSGCNIQIDVNNKRVKVGYDTPKNKSKHNTVIAKNLDYELPKVKEFYTGNGEYTPINISANIPDIKIQSSLSNIENIAQFGNLNAEQRAMIEENGFVVNPTDEEQLFYIYESNTYNKIPNFVTTDSVLQLYHIFYDFTLRETESDKLYIELKQLNANMVDALYEKYQKTSDEKSKELVGRTLAYFALCEKLLGEGMSRSLPREINSMVEEDYSNIKSEIESESSITGTDVDYSLFKVRGHYTRSDVLTDYFKTMSMYGVVPFIIYDSFKERNEDGAAMAVIATTALEELPDESGMDLWEDIYSITEFFVGSTNDLNPLEFATIVEEVYGEMPEPEDIADGMDDLYNEFDKLTEAKIKDDSIGLCFRFMGQRYIPDSEILNRLSNELRPFPSGLDVMAVLGSERAEEILDSLYEPSKDWPEYDKEYSAVKKEFDERSISDKTENIYGSWLFTLESLNQSFPEGYPGFMRNEAWETKSLVTALGSWAELRHDTILYGAQSGVECGGDDIPPELIGYVEPNVEFYNRLIWLTKQTMDGLSQRNGIGEDTKYKCESIIELLEFLKNCSIKELNGEKLTFEEYDTLLTYGGTLEYLSSSIAGTSDWYRIESDTDKNMAQIADIHSVNGAGYLEVGVGKAAEIYVVVPIDGKLYLTRGAVFDYFEFVNEERMTDEEWQNRLSNPPDRPPFVEDYMQEEKGQELITPAEPYSSGC; from the coding sequence ATGAAAAAAAGATTTATATCATTAATACTTGTTCTTGGACTTATCCTGACCTCAAGCGGATGTAATATCCAAATAGATGTGAATAACAAAAGAGTGAAAGTCGGGTATGATACTCCGAAAAATAAGAGTAAGCATAATACAGTAATCGCAAAGAACTTAGACTATGAATTACCAAAGGTTAAGGAATTTTATACCGGAAATGGAGAATATACTCCAATAAATATAAGTGCAAATATTCCGGACATTAAGATACAAAGCTCTTTGTCAAATATTGAAAATATAGCTCAGTTTGGAAATTTGAATGCAGAACAAAGAGCAATGATTGAGGAAAACGGATTTGTAGTAAATCCTACCGATGAGGAACAGCTTTTCTATATATATGAAAGTAATACCTATAATAAAATACCTAACTTTGTAACTACCGATTCAGTATTGCAGTTATATCATATATTTTATGATTTTACACTTAGAGAAACTGAGTCTGATAAGCTTTATATAGAGTTAAAACAGCTAAATGCAAATATGGTAGACGCTTTATATGAAAAATATCAGAAAACAAGTGATGAAAAGAGTAAAGAACTTGTGGGGAGAACATTGGCATATTTTGCATTATGTGAAAAGCTGTTGGGAGAGGGAATGAGTAGATCTTTGCCAAGGGAAATAAACTCAATGGTGGAAGAGGATTATTCAAATATAAAGTCTGAGATAGAAAGTGAATCTTCAATAACAGGTACTGATGTTGATTACAGTCTGTTTAAGGTTAGAGGTCATTACACAAGATCGGATGTACTTACAGATTATTTTAAAACAATGAGTATGTATGGTGTTGTACCTTTTATTATCTATGACAGCTTTAAAGAGAGAAATGAAGATGGTGCAGCTATGGCGGTTATTGCTACAACAGCATTGGAAGAATTGCCGGATGAAAGCGGTATGGATCTGTGGGAGGATATATATTCTATTACAGAGTTTTTTGTAGGAAGTACAAATGATTTAAATCCTTTGGAGTTTGCCACTATCGTAGAAGAAGTATATGGAGAAATGCCTGAGCCTGAGGATATAGCAGATGGAATGGATGATCTTTACAATGAATTTGATAAGTTGACAGAGGCTAAAATAAAGGATGACTCTATAGGACTCTGCTTTAGATTTATGGGACAGAGATATATACCTGATTCTGAAATTTTAAATAGACTATCAAATGAGCTTAGACCTTTTCCAAGCGGACTTGATGTTATGGCAGTACTTGGATCTGAAAGAGCTGAGGAAATACTGGATTCATTATATGAGCCTTCAAAAGATTGGCCGGAATATGATAAAGAATATAGTGCTGTAAAAAAAGAGTTTGATGAGAGAAGTATTTCTGATAAGACTGAGAATATCTATGGTTCATGGTTGTTTACATTGGAGAGTTTAAATCAAAGCTTCCCTGAGGGCTATCCAGGTTTTATGAGAAATGAAGCTTGGGAGACAAAATCACTTGTAACAGCACTTGGAAGCTGGGCAGAGCTTAGGCATGATACGATATTATATGGTGCCCAAAGCGGTGTAGAATGTGGTGGAGATGATATACCACCTGAACTTATAGGATATGTGGAACCTAATGTAGAATTTTATAATAGACTTATATGGCTTACAAAACAAACTATGGATGGACTTTCACAAAGAAATGGTATAGGTGAGGATACAAAGTATAAATGTGAAAGTATAATTGAACTTTTGGAATTTCTAAAAAATTGCTCTATAAAAGAGTTGAATGGGGAAAAGCTTACATTTGAAGAGTATGACACATTGTTGACATATGGCGGTACGCTGGAGTATCTAAGCAGCAGTATTGCAGGAACTTCCGATTGGTATAGGATAGAGTCCGACACAGATAAAAATATGGCACAGATAGCAGATATTCATTCTGTTAATGGTGCGGGATATCTTGAAGTAGGTGTTGGAAAAGCGGCTGAAATATATGTGGTTGTTCCTATAGATGGAAAACTTTATTTGACCAGAGGGGCTGTATTTGACTATTTTGAGTTTGTAAATGAAGAAAGAATGACTGATGAGGAGTGGCAAAACAGACTGTCAAATCCTCCTGATAGACCACCTTTTGTAGAAGATTATATGCAAGAAGAGAAGGGACAGGAGTTGATAACTCCTGCTGAACCATATAGCTCAGGATGTTAA
- the dapA gene encoding 4-hydroxy-tetrahydrodipicolinate synthase, with protein sequence MAIFEGAGVALITPMNEDFSVNYDKLEEILEEQIAGGTDCIISCGTTGEASTLTIEEHLEVIKRTVEIVNKRIPVIAGTGSNSTETAVEFSKEAQEYGADGVLVVSPYYNKATQKGLIQHFETIANAIDIPVILYNIPGRTGVNIEPETIAYLVNNVSNIVGVKEASGNFTNAIKTLRLCSDIDMYSGNDDQVVPLMSIGAKGVISVLSNVAPRQTHDMCRAALDGDFVKARKMQIEALDVIENLFTEVNPIPVKAAMNLQGKNVGPLRLPLTQMEKAHEDALAKAMKEYGIL encoded by the coding sequence ATGGCTATATTTGAAGGTGCAGGTGTTGCACTCATAACACCAATGAATGAAGATTTTAGTGTAAATTATGATAAATTAGAAGAAATATTAGAGGAGCAGATAGCAGGTGGTACAGATTGTATTATATCTTGTGGTACCACCGGTGAAGCTTCAACTCTTACAATTGAAGAACATTTAGAGGTTATAAAGAGAACTGTTGAAATAGTAAATAAAAGAATTCCGGTAATTGCAGGTACAGGTTCAAATTCTACAGAAACAGCAGTGGAATTTTCAAAAGAGGCACAGGAGTATGGTGCTGATGGAGTACTTGTAGTTTCACCATATTATAATAAGGCTACACAAAAAGGATTGATACAGCATTTCGAAACAATAGCAAATGCTATTGATATACCTGTAATACTTTATAATATTCCGGGAAGAACCGGTGTTAATATTGAGCCGGAAACTATCGCATATCTGGTTAATAATGTGTCAAATATAGTGGGTGTAAAAGAGGCAAGCGGAAATTTTACAAATGCTATAAAGACTTTGAGACTTTGTTCTGATATAGATATGTACTCAGGTAATGATGATCAGGTAGTACCGCTTATGAGTATAGGTGCAAAGGGTGTTATCTCAGTTTTATCAAATGTAGCACCAAGACAGACTCATGATATGTGTAGAGCTGCACTTGACGGAGACTTTGTTAAGGCAAGAAAGATGCAAATAGAAGCACTTGATGTTATAGAGAATCTTTTTACAGAAGTTAATCCCATTCCTGTAAAGGCAGCTATGAATCTTCAGGGAAAGAATGTAGGCCCGCTCAGACTTCCACTTACACAGATGGAAAAGGCACATGAAGATGCTTTGGCTAAGGCTATGAAGGAGTATGGTATTTTATAA